One window from the genome of Dyella sp. A6 encodes:
- the radC gene encoding RadC family protein: MSIRHWPEGERPREKLLSHGSAVLSDAELLAVLLGSGTRGKDAITLGRELLMQAGSLNALLGRPEQHMQLPGLGPAKRARIAAALELARRSLAEQLVERPALANPGDSGAYLSARLRHLPYEVFGCLYLDNRHRVLAFEELFRGTVDGASVHPREVVRACLHHNACAVIFAHNHPSGVAEPSQADRSITRELSHALQLVGVRVLDHLVIGAGAPVSMAARGLI; the protein is encoded by the coding sequence ATGAGCATCCGCCACTGGCCCGAAGGCGAGCGTCCCCGCGAGAAACTGCTGTCCCACGGCAGTGCCGTGCTTTCCGATGCGGAGCTGCTGGCGGTGCTGCTGGGCAGCGGCACGCGCGGCAAGGATGCGATCACCCTTGGACGCGAACTGCTGATGCAGGCGGGAAGCCTAAACGCGCTGCTGGGCCGTCCGGAACAGCACATGCAATTGCCCGGCCTGGGGCCGGCGAAGCGCGCACGTATAGCCGCCGCACTGGAGCTTGCCCGACGCAGCCTTGCCGAACAGCTGGTCGAGCGTCCTGCACTGGCCAACCCGGGCGACAGCGGTGCCTACCTCAGTGCCCGCCTGCGCCATCTTCCCTACGAGGTGTTCGGCTGCCTCTATCTGGACAACCGTCACCGCGTGCTTGCCTTCGAGGAACTGTTCCGTGGCACGGTGGACGGTGCCAGCGTGCATCCACGCGAGGTGGTCCGTGCCTGCCTGCACCACAACGCCTGTGCGGTGATCTTCGCGCACAATCACCCCAGTGGCGTGGCCGAGCCCAGTCAGGCCGACCGCTCGATCACGCGCGAACTTAGCCATGCCCTTCAACTGGTGGGGGTACGGGTGCTCGATCATCTGGTGATCGGTGCCGGCGCACCGGTCTCGATGGCAGCCCGTGGACTGATCTGA
- the coaBC gene encoding bifunctional phosphopantothenoylcysteine decarboxylase/phosphopantothenate--cysteine ligase CoaBC, producing the protein MSLAHRRILLGVSGGIAAYKSCELVRRLRDLGAEVRVVMTGSATHFVGAATFQALSGQPVRTSLWDEQAEAAMGHIELARWAERILIAPATADVIARLAQGHADDLITTLCLASAAPLYLAPAMNQQMWAHPAVQANLATLRRHGATVLGPAAGEQACGDVGSGRMLEPLELRDALVASFGHGELAGLKVVVSAGPTFEDIDPVRFIGNRSSGKMGFAVAAAAAAAGAQVTLVAGPVSLATPQGVMQRIDVRSAAQMQVAVLEACAQADIYVGAAAVGDYRPVCVAGQKLKKQAGADLVLQLAENPDILASLSAQSKRPFLVGFAAETHDVANYARGKLERKGLDMIAANQVGEGLGFETADNALTLYWHGGEAELPRTDKATLARQLVTHVAERYKVARA; encoded by the coding sequence ATGAGTCTTGCCCATCGCCGCATATTGCTTGGAGTGTCGGGCGGCATTGCCGCCTACAAGTCCTGCGAACTGGTCCGTCGCCTGCGCGACCTCGGTGCCGAGGTGCGCGTGGTGATGACCGGGAGCGCCACGCATTTCGTGGGTGCGGCCACATTCCAGGCGCTTTCCGGTCAGCCGGTGCGTACCAGTCTGTGGGACGAGCAGGCCGAAGCGGCGATGGGGCATATCGAGCTGGCGCGGTGGGCAGAGCGCATCCTGATCGCGCCAGCTACGGCGGACGTGATCGCGCGCCTGGCGCAGGGGCACGCCGACGATCTGATCACCACGCTGTGCCTTGCCAGTGCCGCGCCGCTGTATCTAGCGCCGGCAATGAACCAGCAGATGTGGGCGCATCCGGCGGTGCAGGCCAACCTGGCCACATTGCGCCGGCATGGCGCTACCGTGCTGGGCCCGGCAGCGGGCGAGCAGGCCTGCGGCGATGTGGGGTCCGGTCGCATGCTCGAGCCGCTCGAACTGCGCGACGCCCTGGTGGCTTCCTTCGGTCACGGCGAGCTGGCCGGGCTGAAAGTGGTGGTCAGTGCGGGGCCCACGTTCGAAGACATCGACCCGGTGCGTTTCATCGGTAATCGCAGCTCCGGGAAAATGGGCTTCGCCGTGGCGGCCGCCGCGGCAGCGGCCGGTGCGCAGGTGACCCTGGTCGCCGGTCCGGTAAGTCTGGCCACCCCGCAGGGGGTGATGCAGCGCATCGACGTGCGCAGTGCGGCGCAGATGCAGGTCGCGGTACTCGAGGCATGTGCACAGGCGGATATCTATGTGGGTGCCGCGGCCGTGGGCGATTACCGCCCCGTCTGCGTCGCCGGCCAGAAGCTGAAAAAGCAGGCTGGCGCCGATCTGGTGTTGCAGCTGGCGGAAAACCCGGACATCCTCGCCAGCCTCTCGGCACAGTCGAAGCGGCCATTTCTGGTCGGGTTTGCCGCCGAGACCCACGACGTGGCGAACTACGCGCGCGGCAAGCTGGAGCGCAAGGGACTGGACATGATTGCAGCCAACCAGGTTGGCGAAGGGCTGGGTTTCGAGACGGCCGACAATGCGTTGACGCTCTACTGGCACGGTGGCGAAGCGGAATTGCCGCGCACCGACAAGGCCACCCTGGCGCGTCAACTGGTGACCCATGTGGCCGAACGCTACAAGGTGGCGCGGGCATGA
- the dut gene encoding dUTP diphosphatase produces MIDVELKILDPRLGESIPLPEAATAGSAGMDLRAAIDQPLTLQPGDSVLVPSGLAIHIGDPGWCALIVPRSGLGHKHGVVMGNLVGVIDADYQGPLMISCWNRSAQPYTIAVGERVAQLLLVPVAQVRLKQVTAFTPSARGEGGFGSTGRH; encoded by the coding sequence ATGATCGATGTCGAGCTGAAGATCCTCGACCCGCGCCTGGGCGAATCGATTCCGCTGCCCGAGGCGGCGACCGCCGGCAGCGCCGGCATGGATCTGCGTGCGGCCATCGACCAGCCGCTGACCTTGCAGCCCGGCGACAGCGTGCTGGTGCCCAGCGGCCTCGCCATCCATATCGGCGATCCGGGCTGGTGTGCACTGATCGTGCCGCGCTCGGGCCTGGGGCATAAGCATGGCGTGGTGATGGGTAATCTGGTCGGCGTGATCGATGCCGACTACCAGGGGCCGCTGATGATTTCGTGCTGGAATCGCAGTGCGCAGCCCTACACCATTGCGGTGGGCGAGCGTGTTGCCCAACTGCTGCTGGTACCGGTGGCGCAGGTACGATTGAAACAGGTGACGGCGTTCACGCCTTCCGCTCGCGGGGAGGGCGGTTTCGGTTCTACCGGGCGACACTGA
- a CDS encoding phosphomannomutase/phosphoglucomutase — protein sequence MAMKPAQGRRSELDWRSLLPLALATLFLLGGLFCAWQTWLIADQGRAMAQARAAQSQAAKELAAELASERADVAKVLASVDPVMLQNSPAQAVTWLKQRLPQVLQLDLYSGSLNEVLHANYRQFGYAKAAQLMAAQDADGVPPMQTLFHGAHDRRMSLVMPLGSPDQPLAWAWIELPFAPLGHRFDTVRVPAGKLLLQQNSDGGPMLLSSRGYSSGEAETSSVTVPGSTLSIAIVPPGAYIVLPHTLWLAVLLSLLGLGGGIYLLKWRARMRASHARPDPLIEELVVPEPVIPSPKVKVATRPVATAKPPAVSPAEIDSSIFRAYDVRGVVGKTLTAEVARLLGQAIGAVMREKGLHEIVVGRDGRLSGPELAGALGEGLRSAGIDVIDIGAAPTPVVYFAAYRFNTGSCVAVTGSHNPPDYNGFKIVVGGETLSEDAIQDLYRRIVSGALEHGGDQGGLRHVDTVPEYIERIASDVQAERSLKVVVDCGNGIPGAVAPQVLESIGCEVLPLYCEVDGTFPNHHPDPSDPHNLEDLILAVKQSGADLGVAFDGDGDRLGVVTKDGEIIFPDRLLMLFARDVLSRQPGATIIYDVKCTGHLRGQVLDAGGSPLMWRTGHSLIKAKMRETGAELAGEMSGHFFFKERWYGFDDGIYAGARLLEIIAGDPEERTPEEIFATLPKGVSTPELKIEMSEGEHYRFIEQFKAKATFDDATLVTIDGVRADWADGWGLVRASNTTPVLVLRFDADSPEALKRIQHVFRTQLRAIDPKLKLPF from the coding sequence ATGGCAATGAAACCTGCACAAGGCCGACGATCTGAGCTGGACTGGCGCAGCCTGTTGCCTCTGGCGCTCGCCACGCTGTTCCTGCTGGGCGGGCTGTTCTGCGCATGGCAGACCTGGCTGATTGCCGATCAGGGACGGGCGATGGCGCAGGCCCGCGCGGCACAGAGCCAGGCGGCAAAAGAGCTTGCAGCCGAGCTTGCGAGCGAACGCGCCGATGTAGCCAAGGTGCTTGCGAGCGTCGACCCGGTGATGCTGCAGAACAGTCCGGCACAGGCCGTGACCTGGCTGAAACAGCGTCTGCCACAGGTGCTCCAGCTGGACCTCTACAGCGGTAGCCTGAATGAGGTGCTTCACGCGAATTATCGCCAGTTCGGATACGCCAAGGCGGCGCAGTTGATGGCGGCCCAGGATGCCGATGGCGTGCCGCCGATGCAGACCCTGTTCCATGGCGCTCACGATCGGCGCATGAGTCTGGTGATGCCGCTGGGCTCGCCCGATCAGCCGCTGGCGTGGGCCTGGATCGAACTGCCATTCGCGCCGCTGGGGCATCGTTTCGACACGGTTCGGGTGCCGGCAGGCAAACTGCTGCTGCAACAGAACAGCGATGGCGGCCCCATGCTGCTGTCGTCGAGAGGCTACTCCAGCGGCGAAGCCGAGACGTCCAGTGTGACGGTGCCCGGCAGCACGCTGAGCATTGCGATCGTGCCGCCGGGAGCCTACATCGTGTTGCCCCACACATTGTGGTTGGCGGTGCTGCTCAGCCTGTTGGGTCTGGGTGGCGGTATCTACCTGTTGAAGTGGCGTGCGCGGATGCGTGCATCGCACGCCCGGCCGGATCCACTCATCGAGGAGCTTGTTGTGCCTGAACCCGTTATCCCGTCGCCCAAGGTCAAGGTGGCAACCCGGCCGGTGGCGACCGCCAAGCCGCCAGCGGTGAGTCCGGCCGAGATCGATTCGAGCATATTCCGCGCCTACGATGTGCGCGGGGTCGTCGGCAAGACGCTGACCGCCGAGGTGGCCAGGCTGCTGGGTCAGGCCATTGGTGCGGTGATGCGCGAAAAGGGACTGCACGAGATCGTGGTCGGGCGCGATGGCCGTCTGTCGGGCCCGGAGCTGGCCGGTGCGCTGGGTGAAGGATTGCGCTCGGCCGGCATCGACGTGATCGACATTGGTGCGGCTCCGACCCCGGTGGTCTATTTCGCGGCCTATCGTTTCAATACGGGCAGCTGCGTGGCCGTCACGGGCAGTCATAACCCGCCCGATTACAACGGCTTCAAGATCGTGGTCGGTGGCGAAACGCTGTCCGAGGATGCGATCCAGGATCTTTATCGTCGGATTGTGTCTGGCGCACTGGAGCACGGCGGCGACCAGGGTGGCCTGCGCCACGTCGACACGGTGCCCGAATACATCGAGCGGATCGCTTCGGATGTACAGGCCGAGCGTAGCCTCAAGGTCGTGGTGGACTGCGGCAACGGCATTCCGGGCGCGGTCGCGCCGCAGGTGCTGGAGTCCATCGGTTGCGAGGTCCTGCCGCTTTATTGCGAGGTGGATGGCACCTTCCCCAACCACCATCCCGATCCGTCCGACCCGCATAACCTCGAGGATCTGATCCTGGCGGTGAAGCAGTCCGGGGCGGACCTGGGCGTGGCCTTCGATGGCGATGGCGACCGCCTGGGGGTGGTGACCAAGGACGGCGAAATCATCTTCCCCGACCGTCTGCTGATGCTGTTTGCGCGCGATGTGCTCTCGCGCCAGCCGGGCGCCACCATCATCTATGACGTGAAGTGCACGGGTCATCTGCGCGGTCAGGTGCTCGATGCCGGCGGCAGCCCGCTGATGTGGCGTACGGGCCATTCGCTGATCAAGGCGAAGATGCGCGAGACCGGCGCCGAGCTGGCCGGCGAGATGAGCGGCCACTTCTTCTTCAAGGAGCGCTGGTACGGTTTCGACGACGGCATCTATGCCGGGGCGCGGCTGCTGGAAATCATTGCCGGCGATCCGGAGGAGCGTACGCCCGAGGAGATCTTCGCCACGCTGCCGAAGGGGGTGTCCACGCCAGAGCTGAAGATCGAGATGAGCGAAGGCGAGCATTACCGCTTCATCGAGCAGTTCAAGGCCAAGGCAACGTTCGACGATGCAACCCTGGTCACGATCGATGGTGTGCGTGCCGACTGGGCGGATGGTTGGGGTCTGGTGCGTGCGTCCAACACCACGCCGGTGCTGGTGCTGCGCTTCGATGCGGACAGCCCGGAGGCACTCAAGCGCATCCAGCATGTCTTCCGGACCCAGTTGCGGGCCATCGACCCGAAGCTGAAACTTCCTTTCTGA
- a CDS encoding DUF4124 domain-containing protein, protein MRTQVLVVALAALTCSLTAHAQQLQGSGIRYRWVDAKGLPHFSDSLSESAIKYGYDVLNNQGMVIQHVEKTLSPQERIAAQKLAAQQSAARRVAAQNERNDIQLLNTYPTAAAYEKALQQTMEGVDEQIDDTKINLHSQEQSLAQLLARAADLQNGKEPVPKFLTDRISAQRNVVSTQRATLAQQQSDRAALKQQQAQQLQHFIELKAKEKQDRGY, encoded by the coding sequence ATGCGTACACAGGTTCTGGTTGTCGCGCTCGCTGCACTCACATGCAGCCTGACAGCCCATGCACAGCAGCTCCAGGGCAGCGGCATCCGCTATCGCTGGGTCGATGCCAAAGGGCTCCCGCATTTCAGCGACAGCCTCAGCGAAAGCGCGATCAAATACGGCTACGACGTGCTGAACAACCAAGGCATGGTGATCCAGCACGTGGAAAAGACGCTTTCGCCCCAGGAGCGTATCGCCGCGCAGAAACTCGCCGCGCAACAGTCGGCCGCACGACGCGTGGCCGCACAGAACGAGCGCAACGACATCCAACTGCTCAACACCTACCCCACAGCGGCCGCCTACGAGAAGGCACTGCAACAAACCATGGAAGGCGTCGACGAACAGATCGATGACACCAAGATCAACCTGCACAGCCAGGAGCAATCCCTGGCCCAGCTGCTGGCTCGCGCCGCGGATCTCCAGAACGGCAAGGAACCGGTACCCAAGTTCCTCACCGACCGCATCTCGGCCCAACGCAACGTCGTGAGTACGCAGCGGGCGACACTGGCCCAGCAGCAGAGCGACCGTGCCGCGCTGAAGCAACAGCAGGCCCAGCAGCTGCAGCACTTCATCGAGCTGAAGGCGAAGGAAAAGCAGGACCGCGGTTACTGA
- the pyrE gene encoding orotate phosphoribosyltransferase, translating to MHDYQRDFIDLTLQREVLRFGEFTLKSGRQSPYFFNMGRIDSGASLARLGRAYAASMMKSGVEADMLFGPAYKGIALAAATAIALADQHQRDLPWAYNRKEAKDHGEGGVLVGAPLKGRVLIVDDVMTAGTAVRESLALIRAHGAEPAGVLIALDRQERGQGDLSAAQEVQRDHGIPVIAITSLADVLAYAGERPELAAEHARLVAYRERYGVQG from the coding sequence ATGCACGATTACCAGCGTGATTTCATCGACTTGACCCTGCAACGCGAAGTGCTCCGCTTCGGCGAGTTCACCCTGAAGTCCGGTCGGCAGAGCCCGTATTTCTTCAACATGGGGCGCATCGACTCCGGCGCGTCGCTGGCCCGGCTGGGGCGTGCCTACGCCGCCAGCATGATGAAGTCAGGCGTCGAGGCCGACATGCTGTTCGGACCGGCCTACAAGGGCATCGCGCTGGCCGCCGCCACCGCCATCGCGCTGGCCGACCAGCACCAGCGCGACCTGCCCTGGGCCTACAACCGCAAGGAGGCCAAGGACCATGGCGAGGGCGGCGTACTGGTCGGTGCACCGCTGAAGGGCCGCGTGCTGATCGTCGACGACGTCATGACTGCCGGCACCGCGGTCCGCGAATCGCTGGCGCTGATCCGCGCACACGGTGCCGAACCGGCAGGCGTGCTGATTGCGCTGGACCGGCAGGAACGCGGCCAGGGCGACCTGTCGGCAGCGCAGGAGGTCCAGCGCGACCACGGCATTCCGGTGATCGCCATCACCAGCCTGGCCGATGTACTCGCCTATGCCGGCGAACGCCCCGAACTGGCCGCTGAGCATGCACGGCTGGTGGCCTATCGCGAACGTTACGGCGTGCAGGGCTGA
- a CDS encoding exodeoxyribonuclease III: MRIISLNANGIRSAASKGVFEWLRGQRADVVCLQETKAQEEQLADPMFRPDGHHCFYRDATSKKGYSGVAIYARREPDEVLTELGWDEFDNEGRYIEARFGKLSVVSLYFPSGSSGEERQQFKFRAMDWIAPIFDEWRGSGRDYVICGDWNIVRGEKDIKNWKSNQKNSGCLPEERSWLNTLVDAHGWVDSYRTLHPEGQDYTWWSNRGRARENNVGWRIDYQICTPALGDRLKACSIYRDQRFSDHAPYTVDYAD; the protein is encoded by the coding sequence ATGCGCATCATCAGCCTGAACGCCAACGGCATCCGCTCGGCTGCGAGCAAGGGCGTGTTCGAATGGTTGCGCGGCCAGCGCGCCGACGTCGTCTGCCTGCAGGAGACCAAGGCGCAGGAAGAGCAGCTTGCCGATCCGATGTTCCGTCCCGACGGGCACCATTGTTTTTACCGCGATGCCACCAGCAAGAAGGGCTACTCCGGTGTGGCGATCTATGCCCGGCGCGAGCCCGACGAGGTGCTGACCGAGCTGGGCTGGGACGAATTCGACAACGAGGGCCGCTACATCGAGGCGCGTTTCGGCAAGCTGAGCGTGGTGTCGCTGTACTTTCCGTCGGGCTCCTCCGGCGAGGAGCGGCAGCAGTTCAAGTTCCGGGCGATGGACTGGATCGCGCCGATCTTCGACGAGTGGCGCGGAAGCGGTCGCGACTATGTGATCTGCGGCGACTGGAACATCGTACGTGGCGAGAAGGACATCAAGAACTGGAAGTCGAACCAGAAGAATTCGGGTTGCCTGCCGGAGGAGCGCAGCTGGCTCAACACCCTGGTCGATGCCCATGGCTGGGTGGACAGCTACCGCACGCTGCACCCAGAGGGGCAGGACTACACGTGGTGGTCGAACCGTGGCCGGGCGCGGGAGAACAATGTGGGGTGGCGCATCGACTACCAGATCTGCACGCCCGCGCTGGGCGATCGCCTGAAAGCCTGCTCGATCTATCGCGACCAGCGCTTCTCCGACCATGCTCCGTACACCGTCGACTATGCCGACTGA
- a CDS encoding AmpG family muropeptide MFS transporter, whose translation MPTESVSPAPGRHWRIFSVGLLGFSSGLPLALSGSTLQAWFTTAGMSLRDIGWITVIGQAYVYKFLWAPLLDRMRLPWLGRRRGWVLLMQVVCALALFDMSFHTPQGAAGTLAFLAVVLAFASATQDIAYDAHRTDLLRPEERGPGIGLMQVGYRLAMLVSGAFALILADRVGWGWTYRAMGCLMLAVTAVTVFSPDAPDEQPARSFTEAVVEPFADLFHRYGKLAFAWLLFVVLYKLCDAFALSLSTTFLLRVPKFSLTQVGTVSKTFGLAAGLLGAVGGGWLVTKMRLYPALLILGICQALVNLGYIVLVHSGPDVSVMAAVVSAEYFFSGLGSTAFVVLVTALCNVRYSATQFALLSALAAIGRVFLGPVAAWLVPQVGWSTFFLITALSAIPGLLLVVAMRGAIGGAEKTRVH comes from the coding sequence ATGCCGACTGAGTCCGTCTCACCAGCACCTGGTCGCCACTGGCGTATCTTCAGCGTTGGTCTGCTCGGTTTCTCTTCAGGGCTGCCGCTGGCCTTGTCCGGCAGCACCTTGCAGGCATGGTTCACCACGGCGGGGATGAGCCTGCGCGATATCGGCTGGATCACGGTCATCGGCCAAGCGTATGTGTACAAGTTCCTCTGGGCGCCCCTGCTCGACAGAATGCGGCTGCCGTGGCTCGGACGCCGCCGTGGCTGGGTCTTGCTGATGCAGGTCGTCTGTGCGCTGGCACTGTTCGACATGAGTTTCCACACGCCCCAAGGGGCGGCCGGTACGCTGGCTTTCCTGGCGGTCGTGCTGGCATTCGCTTCGGCGACTCAGGACATCGCCTACGACGCCCATCGAACTGACCTGCTTCGGCCCGAGGAGCGAGGCCCGGGCATCGGCCTGATGCAAGTCGGGTATCGACTTGCGATGCTAGTGTCTGGCGCCTTCGCACTGATTTTGGCCGATCGGGTGGGTTGGGGCTGGACCTATCGCGCGATGGGCTGCCTCATGCTGGCGGTGACCGCCGTGACCGTTTTCTCGCCCGATGCTCCGGACGAACAACCGGCACGCAGTTTTACCGAGGCGGTGGTTGAGCCATTCGCCGACCTGTTTCACCGCTACGGCAAGCTGGCCTTTGCCTGGCTGCTTTTTGTGGTGCTTTATAAGCTGTGCGACGCATTCGCGCTCTCGCTGTCCACTACGTTCCTTTTGCGGGTGCCGAAATTTTCGCTGACCCAGGTCGGTACGGTCAGCAAGACCTTCGGCCTGGCGGCCGGCCTGCTTGGAGCCGTTGGCGGCGGGTGGCTGGTGACGAAGATGCGCCTGTACCCTGCGCTCTTGATACTGGGAATTTGCCAGGCGCTGGTGAATCTGGGCTACATCGTGCTCGTGCATAGCGGGCCGGACGTGAGTGTGATGGCCGCGGTGGTGTCCGCCGAGTATTTCTTCAGCGGTCTGGGCAGTACGGCATTCGTAGTGCTCGTGACAGCACTCTGCAATGTACGGTACTCGGCCACTCAGTTCGCGCTGCTGTCGGCTTTGGCGGCCATTGGACGGGTGTTCCTGGGCCCGGTGGCCGCCTGGCTGGTGCCCCAGGTCGGGTGGTCCACCTTTTTCCTGATCACGGCGCTGTCAGCGATACCCGGTCTTCTGCTTGTCGTCGCCATGCGGGGCGCGATCGGTGGTGCCGAGAAGACTCGGGTGCATTGA
- a CDS encoding anhydro-N-acetylmuramic acid kinase translates to MDDESALYIGLISGTSADGVDAALVRFDQDMPQPVDALVHPWPDALRERILAVAQDQTRLDLDAYGRLDVAIGACFADAVLQLLQQSGTPASAVRAIGSHGQTLRHRPQGEHPFTLQVGDPSVIAERCGIDVVADFRRADVAAGGQGAPLLPALHAMLLARPGHARVVLNLGGIANITTLGADGSVLGFDTGPANGLLDAWCLRHRGEAFDRDGRFAASGHVHADLLQALLADAYFAQPPPKSTGREHFHLDWLERHPGATTLPAADVQATLLELTAQSVAESILAHASSAEDVLVCGGGVHNPVLMNRLGALLAPRRVISTATVGIDPDYLEANAFAWLARQRLLGRPGNLPAVTGARGPRVLGAIHAAHRP, encoded by the coding sequence ATGGATGACGAATCTGCGCTCTATATCGGCCTGATTTCCGGCACCAGCGCCGACGGCGTCGACGCGGCACTGGTGCGATTCGATCAGGACATGCCGCAACCGGTCGACGCCCTGGTCCACCCCTGGCCCGATGCGCTGCGTGAGCGCATTCTCGCCGTGGCACAGGACCAGACCCGACTGGATCTTGATGCCTACGGCCGCCTCGACGTCGCCATCGGCGCCTGTTTTGCCGATGCCGTCCTGCAACTGCTACAGCAAAGCGGCACACCGGCATCAGCCGTTCGGGCGATCGGTTCGCATGGACAGACCCTGCGACACCGTCCACAGGGCGAGCACCCGTTCACCCTGCAGGTGGGCGACCCCAGCGTGATCGCCGAACGCTGTGGCATCGATGTCGTCGCAGACTTCCGCCGCGCTGATGTGGCCGCCGGCGGTCAGGGCGCCCCGCTGTTGCCAGCACTGCACGCCATGCTGTTGGCCCGGCCCGGCCACGCACGAGTGGTGCTCAACCTTGGTGGCATCGCGAATATCACGACACTCGGCGCCGACGGCAGCGTGCTCGGCTTCGACACCGGCCCGGCGAACGGACTGCTCGATGCCTGGTGCCTGCGCCATCGCGGCGAGGCGTTCGATCGCGACGGCCGGTTTGCCGCCAGCGGTCACGTTCATGCCGACCTGCTGCAGGCGCTGCTGGCCGATGCCTATTTCGCACAGCCGCCACCCAAGAGCACCGGGCGCGAACATTTTCATCTGGACTGGCTGGAGAGACACCCAGGCGCGACCACGCTGCCCGCCGCCGACGTACAGGCCACGCTGCTCGAGTTGACGGCGCAAAGCGTGGCGGAATCCATCCTTGCACATGCGTCATCGGCCGAGGATGTGCTGGTCTGCGGTGGCGGTGTGCACAATCCGGTATTGATGAACCGGCTGGGGGCCTTGCTGGCACCGCGCCGCGTCATCAGCACTGCCACAGTGGGCATCGACCCGGATTACCTGGAGGCCAACGCCTTTGCCTGGCTGGCCCGCCAGCGCCTGCTTGGGCGCCCCGGCAACCTGCCGGCCGTTACCGGTGCGCGCGGCCCGAGAGTGCTGGGCGCGATCCACGCCGCCCATCGCCCATAA
- a CDS encoding peptidoglycan DD-metalloendopeptidase family protein — MRKRAICRKTQRRHSHFYQRCAHWSLSSPAHTEAEPIRWHRERWMLAGTALLITLLSGILIPAWASAMRPTAPAVAHTLLPLAVPKLSTASISDQPHTEAWHVVRVKPGQTLSDIFQSQGASLTDLNQIVQATSDPTQLRMIHPGEEFGFLLGPAGELQGFRFDKNVDTRTVVRFVSGQPVVSSEQRELEVRQEIARGVIHNSLFAAAARAGLSDAMVIKLADVFKFDIDLAREVRPGDSFTVIYDNVWRDGRYLHSGNIIAAEFVNNGHHFTAFRYKKSDGNYAYYSEDGRPLQKALLRTPLKFSRISSRFGMRMDPVLHSEHLHAGVDLAAPMGTPIHAAGNGVITIRGWVRGYGRYIRIRNTPAYSTGYGHMSRFAPGLHVGSHVEQGQVIGYVGETGWATGPHLHYEVRINGRPVNPLTVTMPKPNPLPSAQLAIFKATVVKPELAQLNVVNRHYQMAREKSPNTASDN, encoded by the coding sequence ATGCGCAAGCGCGCGATCTGTCGCAAGACGCAACGTCGCCACTCCCACTTCTATCAGCGCTGCGCGCACTGGTCATTGAGCAGCCCCGCGCATACCGAGGCCGAACCGATCCGCTGGCACCGCGAACGCTGGATGCTGGCGGGCACCGCCCTGTTGATCACGCTGCTTTCCGGCATCCTGATTCCGGCCTGGGCCAGTGCCATGCGACCGACCGCGCCGGCCGTTGCACACACGCTGCTCCCGCTCGCGGTTCCGAAACTGTCCACCGCATCGATCAGCGACCAGCCTCACACCGAAGCCTGGCATGTCGTGCGCGTAAAGCCGGGACAGACCCTCTCCGATATCTTCCAGAGTCAGGGCGCAAGCCTCACGGACCTGAACCAGATCGTCCAGGCAACCAGCGACCCGACCCAGCTGCGCATGATCCACCCGGGTGAAGAGTTTGGCTTCCTGCTCGGGCCTGCGGGCGAACTGCAGGGCTTCCGTTTCGACAAGAACGTGGACACCCGCACCGTCGTGCGCTTCGTCAGCGGGCAGCCCGTGGTCTCCAGCGAGCAGCGCGAGCTGGAGGTACGCCAGGAAATCGCGCGCGGCGTCATCCACAACTCGCTGTTCGCCGCTGCCGCCCGCGCCGGCCTCAGCGACGCGATGGTGATCAAGCTGGCCGACGTGTTCAAGTTCGACATCGACCTGGCGCGCGAAGTGCGACCGGGCGACAGCTTCACCGTGATCTACGACAACGTCTGGCGCGACGGCAGATATCTGCACAGCGGTAACATCATCGCCGCCGAGTTCGTCAACAACGGTCATCACTTCACCGCATTCCGCTACAAGAAGTCCGATGGCAACTATGCCTACTACAGCGAGGACGGACGACCGCTGCAGAAAGCACTGCTGCGCACGCCGCTGAAGTTCTCGCGCATCTCCTCGCGCTTCGGCATGCGCATGGACCCGGTGCTGCACAGCGAACACCTGCACGCCGGCGTCGACCTGGCCGCACCCATGGGCACGCCGATCCACGCCGCCGGCAACGGCGTCATCACGATCCGTGGCTGGGTGCGTGGCTATGGTCGCTATATCCGCATCCGCAACACGCCTGCCTACAGCACCGGCTATGGGCATATGTCGCGATTCGCGCCCGGCCTGCATGTCGGCTCGCACGTGGAACAGGGCCAGGTCATCGGCTACGTCGGCGAAACCGGCTGGGCCACCGGGCCACATTTGCACTACGAGGTGCGCATCAACGGCCGGCCAGTCAACCCACTGACCGTGACGATGCCAAAACCCAACCCCCTGCCCTCGGCACAGCTGGCCATTTTCAAAGCCACCGTGGTGAAGCCGGAGCTGGCGCAGCTCAACGTGGTCAACCGGCATTACCAGATGGCGCGTGAGAAGAGCCCGAACACCGCCAGCGACAATTGA